A region of Planktothrix tepida PCC 9214 DNA encodes the following proteins:
- the ruvC gene encoding crossover junction endodeoxyribonuclease RuvC: protein MKKVILGFDPGLAILGFGAIECQINDKTQEQEAVSLIDFGVIKTPAKTELGKRLCIIYDDVNQLLIHIKPDLAIVEKLFFYRMANTIAVAQAKGVLLLVLAQHQIPLVEFTPGQVKQALTGYGNADKYQVQQAVARELNLTEIPRPDDAADALAVALTAWFDPDIMFQYQLSS from the coding sequence ATGAAAAAAGTAATTTTAGGGTTTGATCCGGGTTTGGCAATATTAGGATTTGGGGCAATTGAATGTCAAATTAATGATAAAACTCAGGAACAAGAAGCGGTTTCTTTAATTGATTTTGGGGTAATAAAAACACCCGCAAAAACTGAATTAGGGAAACGGTTATGTATTATTTATGATGATGTAAATCAGTTATTAATCCACATTAAACCGGATTTAGCCATTGTTGAAAAGCTGTTTTTTTATCGCATGGCAAATACTATTGCTGTTGCTCAAGCAAAAGGAGTGTTATTATTAGTCTTAGCTCAACATCAGATTCCCTTAGTTGAGTTTACTCCGGGTCAAGTTAAACAAGCTTTAACGGGCTATGGAAATGCGGATAAATATCAGGTTCAGCAAGCAGTTGCGCGAGAACTGAATTTAACAGAAATTCCTAGACCTGATGATGCTGCTGATGCTTTAGCCGTTGCCCTAACCGCTTGGTTTGATCCTGATATCATGTTTCAGTACCAATTAAGTTCCTGA
- the bchI gene encoding magnesium chelatase ATPase subunit I, which yields MSSTVVTPNLTPTTVNLARRPVFPFTAIVGQEEMKLALILNIIDPKIGGVMIMGDRGTGKSTTIRALADLLPEIEVIADDPFNSHPTDAELMSDNVRERLSQHQDVPVSRKKVPMVDLPLGATEDRVCGTIDIEKALSEGVKAFEPGLLAKANRGILYVDEVNLLDDHLVDVLLDSAASGWNTVEREGISIRHPARFVLVGSGNPEEGELRPQLLDRFGMHAEIRTVKEPNLRVKIVEERTSFDQNPEVFLQNHLNDQHQLQHKIVEAQTLLPSVQIDYDLRVKISQVCSELDVDGLRGDIVTNRAAKALAAFEGRTEVTLDDIQRVITLCLRHRLRKDPLETIDSGFKVQKVFRQVFGLPEE from the coding sequence GTGAGTTCAACTGTCGTCACCCCAAATTTAACACCAACAACGGTCAACCTGGCTCGTCGCCCTGTTTTTCCCTTCACCGCAATTGTCGGCCAGGAAGAAATGAAACTGGCTCTAATTTTAAATATTATCGATCCCAAGATCGGTGGTGTGATGATTATGGGCGATCGCGGGACGGGAAAATCAACGACTATCCGCGCTTTAGCCGACTTACTCCCCGAAATTGAAGTTATTGCAGATGACCCGTTTAATAGCCATCCCACCGATGCAGAATTGATGAGTGATAACGTCCGGGAACGCCTGAGTCAGCATCAGGATGTTCCGGTATCCCGTAAAAAAGTCCCCATGGTGGATCTGCCGTTGGGGGCTACAGAGGATCGGGTTTGCGGTACGATTGATATTGAAAAAGCGTTATCGGAAGGGGTAAAAGCTTTTGAACCGGGACTTTTAGCCAAAGCTAACCGGGGTATTTTATATGTGGATGAAGTCAACCTCCTCGATGATCACTTGGTTGATGTGTTATTAGACTCGGCGGCAAGTGGCTGGAATACCGTTGAACGGGAGGGAATTTCCATCCGTCACCCCGCACGGTTTGTGTTAGTGGGTTCTGGAAACCCGGAAGAAGGGGAATTAAGACCCCAATTATTAGATCGGTTTGGAATGCACGCCGAAATTAGAACGGTAAAAGAGCCGAATTTGCGGGTTAAAATTGTTGAAGAACGGACTTCTTTTGATCAAAATCCTGAAGTTTTTTTACAAAATCATCTTAACGATCAACACCAATTACAACATAAAATTGTAGAGGCTCAAACCCTTCTTCCTTCTGTGCAAATTGATTATGATTTACGGGTCAAAATTTCCCAAGTTTGTTCAGAATTAGATGTAGATGGCTTACGGGGAGATATTGTTACAAACCGGGCTGCAAAAGCTTTAGCCGCCTTTGAAGGACGTACAGAAGTCACCCTAGATGATATTCAACGGGTAATTACCTTATGTTTACGTCACCGTTTGCGGAAAGATCCTTTAGAAACGATTGATTCTGGTTTTAAAGTGCAGAAGGTTTTCCGTCAAGTGTTTGGTTTACCGGAAGAATAA
- a CDS encoding type II toxin-antitoxin system HicB family antitoxin → MNSQYSILIQWSEADQKYVVSLPEFGPYAHTHGETYEEALKSGQEVLELLIEDYQARGKELPKPLTIQV, encoded by the coding sequence ATGAACTCTCAATATAGTATTTTAATTCAATGGTCAGAAGCAGATCAAAAATATGTAGTGAGTTTACCTGAATTTGGGCCTTATGCTCATACTCACGGGGAAACCTATGAAGAAGCTTTAAAAAGTGGTCAGGAAGTATTAGAACTTTTAATTGAAGATTATCAGGCGAGAGGAAAAGAACTTCCGAAGCCTTTGACAATTCAAGTCTAG
- a CDS encoding type II toxin-antitoxin system HicA family toxin produces the protein MPKKIRELKAMLLKAGFLYRSGKGSHTVWNHSLLEYSLTLSGKDGSDADPYQERDVRNALRDLKRLQQEDEQ, from the coding sequence GTGCCCAAGAAAATTCGAGAATTAAAGGCTATGCTACTCAAAGCAGGATTTTTATATCGTTCCGGTAAAGGGAGTCATACCGTATGGAATCATTCTTTATTGGAATATAGTCTAACCCTTTCTGGTAAAGATGGCAGTGATGCAGATCCTTATCAAGAACGAGACGTTAGAAATGCACTTAGAGATTTAAAACGGTTACAACAGGAGGATGAACAATGA
- a CDS encoding helix-turn-helix domain-containing protein codes for MLIYNDYIKLLANFPPRPITSEEELELTQTVIDQLLDKGKLTQDEKDYLNVLGALVYEYEQQQEPIPDIYGVELLKSLIEDNGLRQKDLVSIFKTESIVSDVLNGKRELTRRHIEELAEFFHVSPAVFFPRN; via the coding sequence ATGCTAATTTATAATGATTATATTAAATTGCTTGCAAATTTTCCTCCGCGTCCCATAACGTCTGAGGAAGAATTAGAATTGACTCAAACTGTTATCGATCAATTATTAGATAAAGGGAAACTTACTCAAGATGAGAAAGATTATTTGAATGTCTTAGGTGCTTTAGTTTATGAATATGAACAACAACAAGAGCCCATTCCTGATATTTATGGGGTAGAATTGCTCAAAAGTTTAATTGAAGATAATGGTTTACGCCAAAAAGATTTGGTTTCAATTTTTAAAACTGAATCTATTGTATCCGATGTTTTAAATGGAAAACGAGAACTCACGAGACGACATATTGAAGAATTGGCTGAATTTTTTCATGTTTCTCCGGCTGTTTTCTTCCCTAGAAATTAA
- a CDS encoding type II toxin-antitoxin system HigB family toxin, giving the protein MHIISKSKLKPFWTKYPKAEVSLKSWYKITEKAEWKTTADVRLTFRTVDFVGNFTVFDIGGNNYRLIAYIDYEYRKVFIRQILTHEEYDKGKWQQDQWYQ; this is encoded by the coding sequence ATGCACATTATTTCAAAATCAAAACTTAAACCGTTTTGGACAAAATACCCTAAAGCTGAAGTTTCTTTAAAAAGTTGGTACAAAATTACTGAAAAAGCTGAGTGGAAAACGACTGCTGATGTGCGTTTAACATTCAGAACTGTAGATTTTGTAGGTAACTTTACGGTTTTTGATATTGGGGGAAATAACTATCGGTTAATTGCTTATATAGATTATGAATATAGGAAAGTCTTTATTCGTCAGATTCTCACTCATGAAGAATATGATAAAGGCAAATGGCAACAAGATCAATGGTATCAGTAA
- a CDS encoding molybdopterin molybdotransferase MoeA translates to MLPVDQAESILLNLVHPLNGESDQEVVGLLTASGRVLAQPLVSQLDFPHWDNSAMDGYAVRYEDVVNASIDHPQELEIIEEIPAGYAPQCTIQTGQAARIFTGACLPKGADTIVIQEDTERLGNRVKILSTPEPHAFIRYQGSYYKAGEPLLIPGIPLEAPEIAVLAAAQCTHIPVYRRLRVALLSTGDELVTPDEPLKRGQLVDSNQYALATVVANLGAEPISFGIIPDQREVLKNAIAHAIEKADIVLSTGGVSVGDYDYVEEILTELGGTIHIQAVAIKPGKPLTVASFPHCLYFGLPGNPVSALVTFWRFVQPVIKKKSGLLPKFWQPEFVKARSLQNLKGGGKREIYFWGQLQLVKGEYEFQLAPGSQISGNLINLAQTTGLAVLPIGQSEVKAGDFVQVLKVR, encoded by the coding sequence ATGTTACCTGTAGACCAAGCGGAATCAATTCTATTAAATTTAGTACATCCTCTAAATGGTGAATCTGATCAAGAAGTTGTAGGTTTATTAACTGCTTCTGGACGAGTTTTAGCTCAACCTTTAGTTAGTCAATTAGATTTTCCCCATTGGGATAATTCTGCAATGGATGGGTATGCAGTTCGATATGAAGATGTGGTGAATGCTTCGATAGATCATCCTCAAGAATTAGAAATTATTGAAGAAATTCCAGCCGGATATGCTCCCCAATGTACCATCCAAACCGGACAAGCAGCGCGAATTTTTACAGGAGCTTGTTTACCTAAAGGTGCGGATACGATTGTGATTCAAGAAGACACAGAACGCCTGGGAAATCGAGTTAAAATTTTATCGACTCCAGAACCCCATGCCTTTATCCGCTATCAAGGATCATATTATAAAGCTGGGGAACCTTTGTTAATCCCTGGAATTCCCTTAGAAGCACCAGAAATTGCAGTATTAGCAGCGGCTCAATGTACCCATATTCCTGTTTATAGAAGGTTACGGGTGGCGTTATTATCAACGGGGGATGAATTAGTTACTCCAGATGAACCGTTGAAGCGAGGACAGTTGGTAGATTCTAATCAGTATGCGTTAGCAACGGTGGTGGCAAATTTAGGGGCTGAACCCATTTCTTTTGGAATTATTCCTGATCAACGAGAGGTGTTAAAAAATGCGATCGCTCACGCCATAGAAAAAGCCGATATTGTATTATCAACGGGGGGAGTTTCGGTTGGAGATTATGATTATGTTGAGGAAATTTTAACCGAATTAGGCGGAACTATTCATATCCAAGCCGTAGCAATTAAACCCGGAAAACCTTTAACCGTTGCGAGTTTTCCCCATTGTTTATATTTTGGTTTACCTGGAAATCCGGTTTCAGCGTTAGTTACATTTTGGCGATTTGTGCAACCTGTCATCAAGAAAAAATCGGGATTATTACCGAAATTTTGGCAGCCTGAATTTGTGAAAGCGCGATCGCTTCAAAATTTAAAAGGGGGAGGGAAACGAGAAATTTATTTCTGGGGTCAATTACAATTAGTCAAGGGTGAATATGAATTTCAATTAGCACCGGGAAGTCAGATTTCAGGTAATTTAATTAATCTAGCTCAAACAACGGGGTTAGCGGTTTTACCTATTGGTCAATCTGAAGTTAAAGCGGGTGATTTTGTTCAGGTGTTGAAAGTTCGGTAA
- a CDS encoding chlorophyll a/b-binding protein, protein MESKDTKFGFTNFAETWNGRLAMLGFAIGLATELMTGQGILSQLGLM, encoded by the coding sequence ATGGAAAGCAAAGACACCAAGTTTGGGTTTACAAACTTCGCAGAAACTTGGAATGGCCGTTTAGCCATGTTAGGGTTCGCCATTGGTTTAGCAACGGAATTAATGACAGGCCAAGGAATTCTATCTCAACTCGGCTTAATGTAA
- a CDS encoding response regulator, giving the protein MTPKHILLIDDEDDIREIAQLSLEMLGGWVVLLANSGRQGIQQAQTHQPDAILLDVMMPELDGLATFQQLQANPVTQEIPVILLTAKVQSADQRKFKELGVSGLITKPFEPLALAEQVAKILGWTLN; this is encoded by the coding sequence ATGACCCCAAAACATATTTTACTGATTGACGATGAAGATGATATTCGAGAAATTGCCCAACTGAGTTTAGAAATGCTCGGAGGTTGGGTGGTTCTTTTAGCAAATTCAGGACGTCAAGGCATTCAACAAGCTCAAACCCACCAACCCGATGCCATTCTTTTGGATGTGATGATGCCCGAATTAGATGGGTTAGCCACGTTTCAGCAGTTACAAGCTAACCCCGTAACTCAGGAAATTCCTGTTATTTTACTGACCGCTAAAGTTCAATCTGCTGACCAACGCAAGTTCAAGGAATTAGGGGTCAGTGGTTTAATTACGAAACCCTTTGAACCTTTGGCTTTGGCAGAACAGGTGGCTAAAATTTTAGGATGGACTCTGAATTAA
- a CDS encoding PAS domain S-box protein, translated as MINNNSQTETQFIASLQAVNQRLIEEIQERQRVEEALRESSERLKTLINAMPDLVCFKDGSGRWLEANQAMLDVFQLNALDYQGKSDIQLAELVEQVQGTSLYRDALIACQESDEEAWKKKELSQQEEIIPKPDGTWQIFDVIKIPLFNPNGERKGLVILGRNITEQKQTEITYKRLAAIVESSEDAIIGKTIEGKIISWNQGAEQIYGYSEAEVKGHSLGLLTLPERSNEVPQILASIQSGGSIDHYETVHIRQDGQHIDVSLTISPIKDNQGNIMGISTISRDISYQKRIEKTLEQLRHQNELILDSAGEGICGLNREGKITFVNPAAARMTGYTVRELLMTDWQKITQGKPFQTAPSELSSKIFSTLQDGRVRHITNEVFWCQDGTSFPVEYVSTPIKNQGEIIGAVVTFKDITERQAMEKMKDEFISVVSHELRTPLTSIHGALGLLASGLLDSQPERAKRMFDIAVTNTTRLVRLINDILDLERMQTGQITLDKKVCNLADLMLQATNEMMGMAEKAGVNVLVQPLGVRLWAAPDRIIQILTNLLSNAIRFSNVDSYVWFNATLNHSNLSRSSQEVLIAVQDQGRGIPADKLETIFGRFQQVDASDSRQKGGTGLGLAICRTIVQQHGGHIWAESTLGKGSTFFVRLPVLGEGEDPHA; from the coding sequence ATGATTAATAACAATTCTCAAACCGAAACTCAATTTATTGCTTCCTTGCAAGCCGTTAATCAACGATTAATTGAAGAAATTCAAGAGCGTCAACGAGTTGAAGAAGCCTTGCGAGAAAGCTCAGAACGCTTGAAAACGTTAATTAATGCCATGCCGGATTTAGTCTGTTTTAAAGATGGTTCAGGGCGTTGGTTAGAAGCGAATCAAGCCATGTTAGACGTGTTTCAACTCAATGCCTTAGATTATCAAGGAAAATCCGATATACAATTAGCGGAATTAGTTGAACAGGTGCAAGGAACAAGCCTTTATCGAGATGCCTTAATAGCCTGTCAAGAATCCGATGAAGAAGCTTGGAAGAAAAAAGAGTTGTCTCAACAGGAAGAAATTATTCCAAAACCGGATGGAACCTGGCAAATTTTTGATGTGATTAAAATTCCTTTATTTAATCCCAATGGAGAGCGAAAGGGATTAGTGATTTTAGGACGAAATATTACGGAACAGAAACAAACGGAAATTACTTATAAACGGTTAGCAGCCATTGTAGAATCCTCAGAAGATGCTATTATTGGCAAAACAATAGAAGGAAAAATTATTAGTTGGAATCAAGGGGCTGAACAAATTTATGGATATTCTGAAGCGGAAGTTAAAGGTCATTCATTGGGTTTATTAACTTTACCTGAACGGTCTAATGAAGTGCCTCAAATTCTAGCGAGTATTCAATCAGGAGGCAGTATTGATCATTATGAAACGGTTCATATTCGCCAAGATGGACAGCATATAGATGTTTCTTTAACGATTTCTCCGATTAAAGATAATCAAGGAAATATTATGGGAATTTCTACGATTTCCCGTGATATTAGTTATCAGAAAAGAATTGAAAAAACCTTAGAACAACTGCGTCATCAAAATGAATTAATTTTAGATTCAGCCGGAGAAGGAATTTGTGGGTTAAATCGAGAAGGAAAAATTACCTTTGTGAATCCGGCAGCAGCTAGAATGACGGGATATACAGTGAGAGAACTGTTAATGACTGATTGGCAAAAAATCACTCAAGGAAAACCCTTTCAGACCGCTCCCTCAGAACTGAGTTCTAAAATTTTTTCTACCTTACAAGATGGTCGAGTTCGTCATATCACCAATGAAGTTTTTTGGTGTCAGGATGGAACCTCTTTTCCCGTTGAATATGTTAGCACTCCGATTAAAAATCAAGGAGAAATTATTGGGGCTGTGGTAACCTTTAAAGATATTACGGAACGGCAAGCGATGGAGAAAATGAAAGATGAATTTATCTCCGTTGTCAGTCATGAACTTCGTACTCCTTTAACCTCAATTCATGGTGCTTTAGGATTATTAGCCAGTGGATTATTAGATAGCCAACCGGAACGCGCGAAACGAATGTTTGATATTGCCGTTACAAATACAACCCGCTTAGTTCGTTTAATTAATGATATTCTCGATTTAGAACGGATGCAAACGGGACAAATTACCCTCGATAAAAAAGTCTGTAATTTAGCAGATTTAATGCTGCAAGCGACGAATGAAATGATGGGAATGGCAGAAAAAGCAGGGGTAAATGTATTAGTCCAACCCCTAGGAGTACGTTTATGGGCTGCACCAGATCGGATTATTCAAATCTTAACAAATTTATTAAGTAATGCCATTCGATTTTCTAATGTTGATAGCTATGTTTGGTTTAATGCTACCTTAAATCACTCAAACCTCTCCCGTTCTTCTCAGGAAGTTTTAATTGCCGTTCAAGACCAAGGACGGGGTATTCCGGCTGATAAACTGGAAACAATTTTTGGTCGTTTTCAACAGGTAGATGCGTCCGACTCGCGCCAAAAGGGAGGAACTGGACTAGGACTTGCCATTTGTCGTACTATTGTGCAGCAACATGGGGGACACATCTGGGCTGAAAGCACCTTGGGTAAAGGAAGTACATTTTTTGTGCGTTTACCAGTTTTGGGGGAAGGAGAAGACCCTCATGCCTGA
- a CDS encoding response regulator, producing MRVLLVEDDPNLAETLVEALVHQSYTVDVVMDGISGWEQAQKSSYDLMILDVGLPQLDGISLCQKLRSQNITTPILLLTAYHHREDKVKGFDAGADDYVVKPFDIQELSARIRAILRRRQQTPTAILQWEKLRLNVNTCEVTYKDNPLNLTPKEYGLLELFLKHHQRVFSLNIIIEKLWDLEETPTENTVRAHIKGLRNKLKSAGAPGNLIETVYGLGYRLKQESPPQPEPKKNSTKQAQNQPKFNQALVQIWERYRGKICDRITILEQFSLAAQQEKTDPNLQQQAQQEAHKLAGSLGTFGLGRGSVLAREIEQLCQYKTLSSEQIPHFRQLVFKLRHEVENNAPHSPPPTPATPQPSPIKSSHQVWILSQDQSLIHSIQTASFHLGIETQILTAQSLITTLKTSSQEKQHPPIVFLDFDFYYSYELLIQLTQETPSIPVIVLTEQKNFSQRVKVAQSGGKAFLQKPVTSEQIIKVMMDVLRQSCTLNAKVLIVDDDSQILETFQLLLEPWGIQTVTVEDPRHFWEILEATTPDLLILDIEMPYLDGIELCQVVRADPRWKSLPVIFLTAHTNGEIKHQVFMVGADDYLTKTTEASILVNRILNRLRRTQSLREASTKF from the coding sequence ATGCGTGTTTTATTAGTAGAAGATGATCCTAATCTAGCTGAGACTTTGGTGGAAGCTTTAGTTCACCAATCTTACACTGTGGATGTGGTCATGGATGGAATTTCAGGTTGGGAACAAGCCCAAAAATCAAGTTATGATTTAATGATTTTAGATGTGGGATTACCTCAGTTAGATGGAATTAGTTTGTGTCAAAAATTGCGATCGCAAAATATTACCACTCCCATCCTGCTGTTAACGGCTTATCACCATCGAGAAGATAAAGTCAAAGGCTTTGATGCTGGGGCGGATGATTATGTCGTTAAACCCTTTGATATTCAAGAATTATCCGCTAGAATTCGAGCCATATTACGCCGAAGACAACAAACCCCAACCGCTATTTTACAATGGGAAAAACTTCGTCTAAACGTGAATACCTGTGAAGTAACTTATAAAGATAATCCCTTGAATTTAACCCCAAAAGAATATGGATTATTAGAGCTATTTTTAAAACATCATCAACGGGTTTTCAGTTTAAATATTATTATAGAAAAACTTTGGGATTTAGAAGAAACGCCCACCGAAAATACAGTTCGGGCGCATATTAAAGGATTAAGAAATAAATTAAAAAGTGCAGGCGCACCCGGAAATTTGATTGAAACCGTTTATGGTTTAGGATATCGTCTCAAACAAGAGTCTCCTCCGCAACCCGAACCGAAAAAAAATAGTACAAAACAAGCTCAAAATCAACCTAAATTTAATCAAGCCCTTGTTCAAATTTGGGAACGATATCGAGGTAAAATTTGCGATCGCATTACCATTTTAGAACAATTTTCTCTCGCAGCCCAACAAGAAAAAACCGATCCCAATCTGCAACAACAAGCCCAACAAGAAGCCCATAAACTAGCCGGATCTTTAGGAACCTTTGGTTTAGGACGAGGTTCGGTTTTAGCCAGGGAAATTGAACAATTATGTCAATATAAAACCTTGAGTTCTGAACAAATCCCCCATTTTAGGCAATTAGTTTTTAAACTGCGACATGAAGTTGAAAATAATGCTCCCCATTCTCCGCCTCCAACCCCAGCAACGCCTCAACCTTCCCCGATCAAATCCAGTCATCAAGTGTGGATTTTAAGTCAAGATCAATCCTTAATTCATTCTATACAAACGGCTAGTTTTCACTTGGGAATTGAAACCCAAATTCTCACGGCTCAATCCTTAATTACCACCCTCAAAACCTCATCTCAAGAAAAGCAACATCCCCCCATCGTGTTTTTAGATTTTGATTTTTATTATTCCTATGAGTTACTCATCCAACTGACCCAAGAAACCCCCTCTATTCCCGTGATTGTTTTAACAGAACAAAAGAATTTTAGTCAACGGGTTAAAGTCGCTCAATCTGGGGGAAAAGCCTTTTTACAAAAACCTGTAACTTCAGAACAAATCATTAAAGTGATGATGGATGTTCTTCGTCAAAGCTGTACCTTAAATGCTAAAGTTTTAATTGTTGATGATGATTCCCAGATTTTAGAGACTTTTCAACTCCTCCTTGAACCCTGGGGAATTCAAACCGTTACCGTTGAAGATCCGCGACATTTTTGGGAAATTCTGGAAGCCACTACCCCCGATTTATTAATATTAGATATTGAAATGCCTTATTTAGATGGAATTGAACTTTGTCAGGTTGTTCGTGCTGATCCGCGTTGGAAAAGTTTACCCGTAATTTTTCTCACAGCCCATACTAATGGAGAAATTAAACATCAAGTGTTTATGGTCGGTGCGGATGATTATTTAACCAAAACCACCGAAGCGTCTATTCTAGTCAATCGAATTTTAAACCGACTAAGGCGAACTCAAAGCTTACGAGAAGCCTCCACAAAATTTTAA
- a CDS encoding NifU family protein, giving the protein MTTLALTEDNVETVLDELRPYLMADGGNVEIVDIDGPIVQLRLQGACGSCPSSTMTLKMGIERRLRERIPEIAEVVAVP; this is encoded by the coding sequence ATGACAACATTAGCACTCACTGAAGATAACGTAGAGACGGTTTTAGACGAATTACGCCCTTATCTGATGGCGGATGGGGGAAATGTGGAAATCGTTGACATCGATGGCCCGATTGTTCAACTTCGACTACAAGGCGCCTGTGGGTCTTGTCCCAGTTCGACTATGACCTTGAAAATGGGAATTGAACGACGTTTACGCGAAAGAATTCCTGAAATTGCTGAAGTTGTAGCCGTTCCTTAA
- a CDS encoding DUF3386 domain-containing protein: MTEPQNALDLFRTAYEHRYTWDANFPGYRADIELKQGDEVYTGQIQIHPDLSVEVTGIEDEDVKQSVYTQLRDVITHRKRTSFEQAHGKNKFSLGKTDETGAVEILVEGDAMGSNYSVRGHEISRVSRVMGRMAFVINTHESLDTGEGYIAHRYSAIFRNPQTQEILRELEFEDSFEKVGNYYIMTRQIVHSQEVGQPLTTEFNYSQVKLLEPVGV, encoded by the coding sequence ATGACGGAACCACAAAACGCTTTAGATCTGTTTCGGACTGCCTACGAACATCGTTATACTTGGGATGCTAACTTCCCCGGTTATCGTGCTGATATTGAACTTAAACAGGGAGATGAAGTCTACACGGGTCAGATTCAGATTCACCCCGACTTAAGTGTAGAAGTCACTGGAATTGAAGACGAAGATGTCAAACAAAGTGTCTATACCCAACTGCGAGATGTGATTACCCATCGCAAGCGAACTTCCTTTGAACAAGCTCATGGAAAGAATAAATTTAGTTTAGGGAAAACCGACGAAACCGGGGCGGTAGAAATTCTTGTTGAAGGCGATGCAATGGGTTCAAACTATTCAGTTCGCGGTCATGAAATTTCTAGGGTTAGCCGTGTTATGGGTCGGATGGCATTTGTGATTAATACCCATGAAAGTTTAGACACTGGAGAAGGTTACATCGCCCATCGTTATAGTGCCATATTCCGTAACCCTCAAACTCAAGAAATCCTGCGAGAACTGGAGTTTGAAGATAGCTTTGAGAAAGTGGGTAACTATTACATTATGACTCGCCAAATCGTTCATTCCCAAGAAGTGGGTCAGCCACTCACAACGGAGTTTAACTATTCCCAGGTGAAACTACTGGAACCCGTTGGAGTTTAA
- a CDS encoding IscS subfamily cysteine desulfurase, which produces MSQRPIYLDCNATTPIDPQVLDAMLPYFTEYFGNAASINHIYGWEAEAAIKQAREIIAQAIHATPEEIVFTSGATESNNLALKGVAEAYFNQGRHIITTLTEHNAILDPCHYLETLGFEITYLPVKPDGIVDIAELKTAIRPDTILVSIMAANNEIGVLQPLAEIGEICHTQGILFHTDGAQAVGKIPLDVQQMNLDLMSLTAHKIYGPKGIGALYVRRRHPRVKLAAQLHGGGHERGMRSGTLSTPQIVGFAKAIELALSQIRSENQRLILLREILCKKLSTLDGIYLNGHPTQRLAGNLNISVEGVDGQALLLGLQSIMAVSSGSACTSTKIEPSHVLKALGHSDQLAYASIRFGLGRFTTESEIHQVADYTVNTIQSLRRIKSR; this is translated from the coding sequence ATGTCTCAACGTCCAATTTATCTGGATTGTAACGCTACAACTCCGATTGATCCTCAAGTTTTAGATGCTATGCTTCCCTATTTTACTGAATACTTTGGCAACGCTGCCAGTATTAATCATATTTACGGTTGGGAAGCAGAAGCTGCCATTAAGCAAGCCAGAGAAATAATTGCCCAAGCGATTCATGCAACTCCTGAAGAAATTGTTTTTACCAGTGGCGCAACAGAATCGAATAATTTAGCTTTAAAAGGGGTGGCTGAAGCTTATTTTAATCAAGGCAGACATATTATTACTACTCTCACTGAACATAACGCAATTCTTGATCCTTGCCATTATTTAGAAACTTTAGGATTTGAAATTACTTATCTTCCTGTAAAACCTGATGGTATCGTGGATATAGCCGAACTCAAAACCGCTATTCGTCCCGATACAATATTAGTTTCAATCATGGCAGCTAATAACGAAATTGGGGTATTGCAACCCTTAGCAGAAATCGGAGAAATTTGCCATACCCAGGGAATTTTATTTCATACAGACGGTGCTCAAGCTGTTGGTAAAATTCCTCTGGATGTTCAACAGATGAATCTGGATTTAATGTCTTTAACCGCCCATAAAATTTATGGGCCAAAAGGCATCGGAGCGTTGTATGTTCGTCGTCGCCATCCGAGGGTTAAATTAGCGGCTCAACTTCATGGTGGCGGACATGAACGAGGAATGCGCTCAGGAACCTTATCTACCCCTCAAATTGTCGGTTTTGCTAAAGCCATTGAACTCGCTTTATCCCAAATCAGATCAGAAAATCAACGGTTAATTCTATTGCGAGAAATCCTTTGTAAAAAATTATCAACCCTAGACGGAATTTATTTAAACGGTCATCCCACCCAACGGTTAGCCGGAAATTTAAATATTAGTGTTGAGGGAGTTGATGGTCAAGCTTTACTATTAGGATTACAATCGATTATGGCAGTTTCTTCTGGTTCCGCTTGTACCTCCACAAAAATTGAACCGTCTCACGTTTTAAAAGCATTAGGTCATAGTGATCAGTTAGCTTATGCTTCAATTCGTTTTGGTTTAGGTCGGTTCACAACAGAATCAGAAATCCATCAAGTTGCAGATTATACTGTTAATACCATTCAATCTTTAAGAAGAATTAAATCTCGTTAG